One segment of Triticum aestivum cultivar Chinese Spring chromosome 2A, IWGSC CS RefSeq v2.1, whole genome shotgun sequence DNA contains the following:
- the LOC123189493 gene encoding probable amino acid permease 7 isoform X2, giving the protein MAVQHSLQVIDGRCDDDGSPPRTGTEWTCAAHIITAVIGSGVLSLAWGVAQLGWVAGPACMLCFAVVTYVSASLLSDCYRCQDAEKGPRNRSYMDAVRVYLGKKQTWACGSLQYLSLYGCSVAYTFTTATSIRAILKANCYHAHGHDAPCSFDGSYYMLMFGGVQLLLSSIPDFHDMAWLSVVAAVMSFSYAFIGLGLGLASTISNGVIKGSITGVPMKTPVAKVWRVSQAIGDIAFAYPYSLILLEIQDTLKSPPAENKTMKKASIISILVTTFFYLCCGCFGYAAFGNDAPGNLLTGFGFYEPYWLIDFANACIILHLLGGYQVYSQPIYQFADRHFAERYPGSGFVNDFHTVKVPLLPAYRVNLLRVCFRTAYVASTTAVAIFFPYFNEILALLGALNFWPLAIYFPVEMYFIQRKVPRWSTRWLVLQGFSTVCLLVSAFALVGSIQGVITQKLG; this is encoded by the exons ATGGCGGTGCAGCACTCCCTCCAGGTGATCGACGGCCGGTGCGACGACGACGGGAGCCCGCCCCGGACCG GGACCGAGTGGACGTGCGCGGCGCACATCATCACGGCGGTGATCGGGTCCGGGGTGCTGTCGCTGGCCTGGGGCGTGGCGCAGCTGGGGTGGGTGGCCGGGCCGGCGTGCATGCTGTGCTTCGCCGTCGTCACCTACGTCTCCGCCTCCCTCCTCTCCGACTGCTACCGCTGCCAGGACGCCGAGAAGGGGCCCAGGAACCGCTCTTACATGGACGCCGTCCGCGTCTACCTCG GCAAGAAGCAGACCTGGGCTTGCGGCTCGCTGCAGTACCTGAGCCTGTACGGCTGCAGCGTCGCGTACACCTTCACCACCGCCACTAGCATCAg GGCGATCCTGAAGGCCAACTGCTACCACGCGCACGGGCACGACGCGCCCTGCAGCTTCGACGGCAGCTACTACATGCTCATGTTCGGCggggtgcagctcctcctctcctCCATCCCGGACTTCCACGACATGGCGTGGCTCTCCGTCGTCGCCGCGGTCATGTCTTTCTCCTACGCCTTCATCGGCCTCGGCCTTGGCCTCGCCAGCACCATCT CTAACGGCGTCATCAAAGGGAGCATAACGGGCGTCCCAATGAAAACCCCTGTCGCCAAGGTATGGCGCGTCTCACAGGCCATCGGCGACATTGCGTTCGCGTACCCGTACTCCTTGATCCTCCTAGAAATTCAG GACACCCTCAAGTCGCCACCGGCCGAGAACAAGACGATGAAGAAGGCGTCCATCATCTCCATCCTGGTCACCACCTTCTTCTACCTCTGCTGCGGCTGCTTCGGCTACGCCGCCTTCGGGAACGACGCGCCGGGGAACCTCCTCACCGGCTTCGGCTTCTACGAGCCCTACTGGCTCATCGACTTCGCCAACGCCTGCATCATCCTCCACCTGCTCGGCGGCTACCAG GTGTACAGCCAGCCGATCTACCAGTTCGCGGACAGGCACTTCGCGGAGCGGTACCCGGGGAGCGGGTTCGTGAACGACTTCCACACGGTGAAGGTGCCGCTGCTGCCGGCCTACAGGGTGAACCTGCTGCGGGTGTGCTTCCGGACGGCGTACGTGGCGAGCACGACGGCCGTGGCCATCTTCTTCCCCTACTTCAACGAGATCCTGGCGCTGCTGGGCGCGCTCAACTTCTGGCCGCTGGCCATCTACTTCCCCGTGGAGATGTACTTCATCCAGCGGAAGGTGCCCCGCTGGTCCACCCGGTGGCTCGTCCTCCAGGGCTTCAGCACCGTCTGCCTGCTCGTCAGCGCCTTCGCGCTCGTCGGCTCCATCCAGGGGGTCATCACCCAGAAGCTAGGCTAG
- the LOC123189493 gene encoding probable amino acid permease 7 isoform X1, whose amino-acid sequence MAFGEGGGDATAPLISSDGPKRHLNIVRNGNEWTASAHVITAVIGSGVLSLAWSMAQLGWVAGPGMMVVFASVTALQSTIFADCYRSPDPEHGPHRNRTYAHAVERNLGSNSAWVCQFLQQTALFGYGIAYTITASISFRAILKANCYHAHGHDAPCSFDGSYYMLMFGGVQLLLSSIPDFHDMAWLSVVAAVMSFSYAFIGLGLGLASTISNGVIKGSITGVPMKTPVAKVWRVSQAIGDIAFAYPYSLILLEIQDTLKSPPAENKTMKKASIISILVTTFFYLCCGCFGYAAFGNDAPGNLLTGFGFYEPYWLIDFANACIILHLLGGYQVYSQPIYQFADRHFAERYPGSGFVNDFHTVKVPLLPAYRVNLLRVCFRTAYVASTTAVAIFFPYFNEILALLGALNFWPLAIYFPVEMYFIQRKVPRWSTRWLVLQGFSTVCLLVSAFALVGSIQGVITQKLG is encoded by the exons ATGGCGTTCGGCGAAGGGGGAGGCGACGCCACGGCCCCTCTCATCTCCTCCGACGGGCCGAAGCGCCATCTCAACATCGTCAGGAACG GGAACGAATGGACGGCGTCGGCGCACGTGATCACGGCGGTGATCGGGTCCGGGGTGCTGTCGCTGGCGTGGAGCATGGCGCAGCTGGGGTGGGTGGCCGGGCCGGGCATGATGGTGGTGTTCGCCTCCGTGACGGCGCTGCAGTCCACCATCTTCGCCGACTGCTACCGGTCGCCGGACCCGGAGCACGGCCCGCACCGCAACCGCACCTACGCGCACGCCGTCGAGCGCAACTTAG GTAGCAACAGCGCGTGGGTCTGCCAGTTTTTGCAGCAAACAGCCTTGTTCGGCTACGGCATTGCCTACACCATCACCGCTTCCATCAGCTTCAG GGCGATCCTGAAGGCCAACTGCTACCACGCGCACGGGCACGACGCGCCCTGCAGCTTCGACGGCAGCTACTACATGCTCATGTTCGGCggggtgcagctcctcctctcctCCATCCCGGACTTCCACGACATGGCGTGGCTCTCCGTCGTCGCCGCGGTCATGTCTTTCTCCTACGCCTTCATCGGCCTCGGCCTTGGCCTCGCCAGCACCATCT CTAACGGCGTCATCAAAGGGAGCATAACGGGCGTCCCAATGAAAACCCCTGTCGCCAAGGTATGGCGCGTCTCACAGGCCATCGGCGACATTGCGTTCGCGTACCCGTACTCCTTGATCCTCCTAGAAATTCAG GACACCCTCAAGTCGCCACCGGCCGAGAACAAGACGATGAAGAAGGCGTCCATCATCTCCATCCTGGTCACCACCTTCTTCTACCTCTGCTGCGGCTGCTTCGGCTACGCCGCCTTCGGGAACGACGCGCCGGGGAACCTCCTCACCGGCTTCGGCTTCTACGAGCCCTACTGGCTCATCGACTTCGCCAACGCCTGCATCATCCTCCACCTGCTCGGCGGCTACCAG GTGTACAGCCAGCCGATCTACCAGTTCGCGGACAGGCACTTCGCGGAGCGGTACCCGGGGAGCGGGTTCGTGAACGACTTCCACACGGTGAAGGTGCCGCTGCTGCCGGCCTACAGGGTGAACCTGCTGCGGGTGTGCTTCCGGACGGCGTACGTGGCGAGCACGACGGCCGTGGCCATCTTCTTCCCCTACTTCAACGAGATCCTGGCGCTGCTGGGCGCGCTCAACTTCTGGCCGCTGGCCATCTACTTCCCCGTGGAGATGTACTTCATCCAGCGGAAGGTGCCCCGCTGGTCCACCCGGTGGCTCGTCCTCCAGGGCTTCAGCACCGTCTGCCTGCTCGTCAGCGCCTTCGCGCTCGTCGGCTCCATCCAGGGGGTCATCACCCAGAAGCTAGGCTAG